In Deltaproteobacteria bacterium, the genomic stretch CCACCGGGGTCGCGCGATGCCGCGGCGGCTCCGGCTCGCGGACGCGCTTGCGGGGCGCCTTGAGCACCATCGAGTAGCTGGTGCCCTCGTCCTCGTGCAGGGGCTCGAGCGGCTGCGCGGCGTGCAGTGGCACGACCTGACCGGAGCACTCGTTGCGGACCGGCTCGGTGTCCTGCGGTTGGTCCACCAGCACGATGTGGCGTGCGTGCGCCAGGGTCCGCAGGGCCAGCAGCGCCCGGAACTCCCCGAACATGGCGGCCTCGACCAGCTCGCGCACGGTCGTGGCGCCGTCGCAGAGCTTGAACATGTCGAGGGCATCGCGCCACTCGGCGAGCGCCGCGGGGTCGGGATCCGAGAAGAAGTCCCACTCGCCGCCGCCACCGTTGCTCGCGGCCTCGCCGACGGGTTGCTGACCCGGCTCGGACAGCGGCACCGCCACACGATCGAGCGAGCCGAGCGCCGACAGCACCTTGGGTCGCTCGTCGATGCGGCGGGCGTTCTCCAGCAACACGTGGCCGAGCGTCGGACCCACGCCGGCGGGCAGCTGTGTGCCGACCCACTCGACGTCGCCGCGCACGAGCGTCAGGCGTGCGCCGGGCGTGCGGCACAGCTGCAGCTGATCGAGCACGCGCTCCTCCACGAAGGTGCGCGCGACCTTCATCCACATGGGCGCGTCGGCCCCGAACTCGTCGTCTCGGCCGAAGCGCTCGGGATGCCGACGATGGACCTCCGCGACGAACGGCTCGAGCTGATCGAGACGACCCACGCCACGTGCACCGGTGAGGCGTCCCTGCGTGACCTCGAAGGCGAATGCGTCGTCGACGGTCTCGACCACGAGTACGCCGCTGGGGTCCTGGGATGCCAGCGCTGCGAGCACGTCGACCGCGGGGTGATGCGCCGCCGACACGGCACACACCGCGGTCACACAGCTCGGGTCGGCGCCCAGGGTCGCGACGACGTGGTCACGCATCACCAAGGCGCGACGCTTGCGTCCGATCACCCGCGCGGGCCCTACGGCGAGCTGTTCGGCCAGCAGTTCCGAGGGCGTGACCGCACCGTCGACGTCGACGATCGGGGTCTGTCGCGGGGGGCGACGCAGCGAAGGAGGAGACATGGGAGGGCGAGACGATCCCTGGGTGCCTGTCCGATCTATGCGGTGGCGCGACGACGCGCGCCATGGGCCGCGGGCGAATCTCACGAACGATCGCATGGCCCAATCCGACACCGCCCCGGATCGTTTCGCGATCACGCATCCGAAGCGTGTGGCGCGCTCACGCGGGCTGGTATCGTGGGCCCATGGCCGAAGAGGTTCCAGGCATCCACCCCGGCGCCGGCAAGCAGGCGCCACGCTCGGCGTTGGTCGATGTGCCGCGCCTGGTGAGCACGTACTACACCGACGTGCCCGACCTCGACGACGCCGCGCAGCGCGTGGCATTCGGGACCTCGGGCCATCGAGGCAGCTCGCTCCACCAGGCCTTCAACGAGCCTCACATCTTGGCGATCGCGCAGGCGATCTGCGAGTGGCGGGCGCAGCACGGCATCGACGGCCCGGTGTTCGTCGGGCGCGACACCCACGGCCTCAGCGAGCCCGCGCACACCACCGTGCTCGAGGTGCTGGTCGCCAATGGCGTCGCGGTGCGCGTGGCCCAGGACGACGCACCCACACCCACGCCCGCAGTGTCGTTCGCGATCCTCGAGTACAACCGGGGCCGCAGCGGCGGGCTCGCCGACGGCATCGTGCTGACGCCCAGCCACAATCCCCCCGAGGACGGCGGCATCAAGTACAACCCGCCCCACGGCGGACCGGCCGACGGCGACGTCACCGCGCTGATCGAGCGCCGCGCCAACGAGCTGCTGCGCGAGGGCTGCAAGGGCGTGCAGCGGGTCGGCAAGGCCACGGCGCGGGCCTCGGCGCTCGTGACCGCCCACGACTACGTCGGCCCCTACGTCGAGGCGCTCGCCGAGATCGTCGATCTTTCGGCCATCGCGGGCGCAGGTCTACGCATCGGCGTCGACCCGCTGGGCGGCTCGGGCATCGGCTTCTGGGCACCGATCGCCGATCGCTACCGGCTCGACATCGAGGTCGTGAACCCGGTCGTCGACGCCAGCTTCTTCTTCATGCCGCTCGATCGCGACGGTCGCATCCGCATGGACTGCTCGTCGCCGTGGGCGATGGCGAACCTCATCGCGCTGCAGGACCGCTTCGACATCGCGTTCGGCAACGACACCGACTACGACCGCCACGGCATCGTGGCGCCCTCGTGCGGCCTGCTGAACCCCAACCACTACCTCGCGGTCGCGATCGACTATCTGTTTCGCACCCGCGAGCAGTGGCCCGCGACCGCCGCGGTCGGCAAGACGCTGGTCAGCAGCAGCATGATCGATCGCGTCGCCGCCTCGCTGGGTCGACGGCTGTGCGAGGTGCCGGTCGGCTTCAAGTGGTTCGTCGATGGCCTGCGCGACGGGAGCTTCGGCTTCGGTGGCGAAGAGAGTGCGGGCGCCACGTTCCTGCGCCGCGACGGGCGCGTGTGGACCACCGACAAGGACGGCATCATCCTCGACCTGCTCGCGGCCGAGATCACCGCCAAGACCGGGCGCGATCCCGGGCTGGCGTACCGCGAGCTGGTCGCCCGTTTCGGTGAGCCGGTGTACGAGCGCATCGATGCCCCGGCGAACGCGCGTCGCAAGGCCGTGCTCAAGCAGCTCTCGCCGCAGCAGATCACCGCGCGCGAGCTCGCGGGTGATGCCATCACCGCCACGCTCACGACCGCACCGGGCAACGGGGCCAGCATCGGTGGTCTCAAGGTCGTCACCGAGCAGGGCTGGTTCGCCGCGCGACCGTCCGGCACCGAGGATGTCTACAAGATCTACGCGGAGAGCTTCCGCGGGACGGAGCATCTGAAGCGCATCCAGGGCGAGGCGCAGGCGATCGTGAACGCTGCTTTTGCCACCGCGGGTGTGTGAGGCCATAGTCCGCGGTGTGGCGATGCGCCGCGGTGGTGCGCCGGTGGTCGGCGCCGAAGACCCGTGTTCGGGCGCGCAGGGCCTGACGATTGCACTCCCAAGCCGGCGCGCGAGCAGGCATGCTTCGCGACGGTGACTTCCATGAGCCTTCGCCTTTCGTCGAGCCTGGTTGCGTTGAGCCTCTCCTTGCCCTTGACCGCCTCGGCGGCGCCGGCTGCCGAGGGCAGCGCGTCGGTCGGCACCGACGGGGTCGCCACGACCAGCGAGGTCGCGCCGCCCGACACCGGCAAGCGCAAGCCCAAGAACAAGCGCAAGGACGTGCCTTGGATCAAGCGCTGGGCGCCCGAGCGCAACATGGCCGAGCTCGGCATCTACGGCGGCATCTTCGTGCCGTCGCGATCGCTCGAGCTGTTCCAGGCCGACCTCGACCTGCCCAACCAAGGCTTCAAGCAGTTCAAGCGCATTGCGCCGGACGTCGGCGCACGCATCGGCTACTACCCGATCCGTTTCTTCGGGCTCGAGCTCGAGGGCGGCGCGATGCCGACCCGCACCACCGCCGATCAGGCCGCGACGCTGTGGGCCGTGCGCGGCCACCTCGTGGCCCAGCTGGGCCTGTCGAGCATCACCCCGTTCCTGCTCATCGGGCCGACGGCGCTCGGTGTCAGCAGTGCCCGGCTGGCGGTCGGCAAGGAGGTCGACGCAGGCATCCACTTCGGCGGCGGCTTCAAGGTGTTCCTCTCGCGTCACGCGATGATCCGACTCGACGTCCGCGACACCGTGACCGCCAAGCGTGGGGTGAAGGACGGCGTGACCAGCAACCTCGAGGTGCTGCTCGGCCTCTCGCTGACGCTCGGTCGCAAGGACAAGCCCAAGCCGCCGCCAAAGGACACCGACGGTGACGGCTTCTACGACAACGTCGACAAGTGCGTGACCGAGCCCGGCGTGGCGCCGGATGGCTGCCCGATCCGCGACAAGGACGGCGATGGCTTCCTCGACAACGTCGACAAGTGCATCGACGAGCCCGGCGTGGCGCCGGACGGCTGCCCGATCCGCGACAAGGATGGCGACGGCTTCCTCGACGACGTCGACCAGTGCATCGACGAGCCGGGCGTGGCGCCGGACGGCTGCCCGATCCGCGACACCGACGGCGACGGGATCCTCGACGACGTCGATCAGTGCAAGGAAGAGCCGGAGACCAAGAACGGCTACGAGGACGGCGACGGCTGTCCGGACGAGGTGCCCAAGGAGGTCGAGAAGTTCACCGGTGTCATCGAGGGCATCTTCTTCGACGTCGACAAGGACACCATCCGCGCCAAGTCGAAGCCCAAGCTCGACGAGGCGGTCGGCGTGCTCAAGAAGTTCGAGAGCGTGCGGGTCGAGATCTCCGGCCACACCGACAGCAGCGGCAAGCGCGAGCACAACGTCGACCTGTCGCAGCGACGCGCCGAGGCGGTGAAGAAGTACCTCGTCGACGCGGGCATCGACGCCGGTCGCATCACGACCCGTGGCGCCGGGCCCGACGAGCCGCGGGCCGACAACAAGACCAAGGCCGGCAAGGCGCAGAACCGCCGCATCGAGTTCAAGCTCGTCACGCAGTGAGCCGGTGATCGGCCGCCGCCGGCCGGACTTGCACCACCGGCTCGGTCGGTGGTGCACTCGCATCGGCACCTGGCGTGGACGACGACACCGTCAGCAAGCAGGGCGGCGGCTCGACCGATCCCGTCGCGCGAATGTTCGCCGACGAGGATCTCGGCGGTGCCTCCGAGGTACGCGCTGCGGCGCGTCTGCGCCAGGCGCTGCTCGGCACCATCGACCCTTCGTCGAAGCTGGCGCGCTACCGGCTGATCGATGTGCTCGGCCGTGGCGCGATGGGCGAGGTGTGGATCGCCGAAGATCCCGAGCTCGCGCGGCGGGTCGCGATCAAGCTGGTGCGCCCGGGGATGGGTGGGGACGCGCGCTACGGCGAGCGACTCGCCCGTGAGGCGCGCGCACTGGCGGCGCTCTCGCACCCCAACGTGGTGCAGGTGTTCGACGCCGGCGTGCACGACGACGAGCGCACGCGGACGCGCTCGGTCTTCATCGTGATGGAGCTCGTCGATGGTGAGACGCTGGCGCAGTGGTTGTCACGCCGGCCCGAGGTGCCCGACATCGTCGCGGTGTTCGTGCAGGCGGCTGCGGGCCTCGCGGCCGCACACGCGGTCGGCCTCGTCCATCGGGACTTCAAGCCCGCCAACGTGTTCATCGGTCGCGACGGACGCGCGCGCGTCGGCGACTTCGGGCTGGCACGCGAGGCAACCACGCGCGCGCCCGAGCAGGTCGACGTCCGCGAGGCCCTCGAGCTGATCGCGACCGACGCCGCCCCGCTGACGCGCTCGGGGGCCGTGGTCGGCACGCCGCTCTACATGGCGCCCGAGCAGCACCGCGGTGACGCCACCGACGCCCGCAGCGATCAGTACGCGTTCTGCGTTGCGCTGTACGAGGCGCTGTTTCGGGTGCGGCCCTTCGCGGGCAACCTCGTCGACGTGGTGGCGGCGAAGACTGCCCAACAGCTGGTCGACAACCCGCGCGCAGCCGTGTCCGACGCGCTCACCGCGGTCGTGATGCGCGGACTCTCGCCCGATCCGGGCGCGCGCTGGCCGACGATGGACCAACTCGCGCACGCGTTGGTTCGCGCGCTGCGGCCACGCTGGCGTCGACCCGTGCTCGTCGGTGGCGTCGTGCTCGGCCTCGCTGCCGCTTACGCCGGCGCGTCCGCGACCGGCGAGTCATGCCCGGGCCTGCAGCGCGCTGCGGTGTCGTGGAGCCCGGCGGTGCGCAGTGAGCTGGAGCGCGTGCTGGTCGAGACCGACGGCATCGTCCGCCACGATCTGTTGCTGCACGCCATCGACGTGCAGGCCGAGCGGCTGCACCGGGCGCAGGGCCAGCTGTGCCAGCTCGCAACGCCCGATCCCGGCGTCGTGGCGTGTGTCGCGGGCGCGCAAGCGGAGTTCGAGGCGCTGCTCGAGGTGTTCTCGCACGGCACGCCCTCGCTGATGGTGCGGGCGACGTTGCAGGTGTCGGAGCTGCCCGATCCGCTCGACTGCGCCACCGCGGCGGAGCCCGGGCGCGTGCAGCCGGAGCAGGCGGCGGCGCTGACCGATGCTCGCGAGGCGCTCGCGCGGGCGCGCGTCCGCATGGGCGCGGGCCTCGACGCGGAGGCTGCGATGCTCGCCACCGATGCGATCGCGCGGGCCGAAGCGGTGGGCATCGGCTACGACAGCACCCTCGGCGAGCTACGGCTGCTCGCTGCGATGGCGCAGGACGAGCTCGGCATGGGTGCGCTCGTGGCCGCGACGCTCGAGCGTGCGTACTTCGATGCCGTCGCCGCCGACGACACCAGCGTGGCCCTGCGAGCGGCTGCACGCATCACCATCAACGCCGCCGAGGCCAACGATGTCGTCGGAGCCCAGCGATGGTTGCGGCACACCGAGGCCGAGCACGCCAAGGCCGGCGCCACCGCCTACGACGAAGGCACCTACTGGCAGTCGCTCGGCGTGGTGCGCGGCTACGCGGGCGATCTCGCGGCCGCCAGCGACGCCTTCCGGCGCACGGCGGCGGTCTGTGACGACGGCGCGTGTCCGTCGCTGCACGCGGCTGCGGTCGACAACCTCGCCGAGTCCGCGCTCGCGCTCGGGGATGCCGACGCTGCCGTCGCGCTGCGCGAGAAGGTCGTGGCCGAGGTCGCCGAGCGCAACGGCGACGACGCGGTGCTCACCTCGTTCGCTCGACTCTCGCTGGCCGAGGCGCTGTGGCTCGCGGGGCGCAGCGACGAGGCCCGCGCGGCGATCGATCGCGCCCGCGCCGTCATCGAGCGCTACGAGGGACCGAACCATCCCTCGCTCGCCAACGCGGCGCTCGTCACCGCCGGTATCGCGATCGACGCTGGCGACTACGCCGTCGCGGTGGTGGCCGCGCGCGATGCGGTCGCACGTATCGAAGCCATCACCAGCCCGGACAGCCCCCGACGCGCGGCATACCACGGCACGCTCGCATCGGCGCTCGAGGGCGCAGGCGATCACGCCGAGGCGCTGCGGATCTACGACGGCGCGATGGTGGGTGCCGATCAAGCCAGCGTGATCGAGCGCGGGCCGCTGCTGGTCGGTCGCGCCCGCGCCCGGCTCTCGGCTGGCGACCCGACGGGCGCAATCGCGGACGCCCGCAGCCTCCGCGCGCTCGAGCTCGGCACGCCCTACGAGGTCGCCGATCAGGTCGTCGCGACCTTCGTGACCGAGGCGCGCGCGAGGTTGCAGCAGGACGGCAAAGCGGCGGCGCTGGAGCTGATCGACGAGGGTTTGGCGTGGGCCGACGGCGGCGCCCACGACGAGGCCGCCGCGACGCTGCGGTCGTTGCGGGCCGAGCTCGTCGGTGAGCCGCGCCCGGACGGCGACCCGCGGTGACACCGGTGTGTCGACACCCGCGCGCGTTCTGCCCCGATGCCCAGGCCACGCCCTGACGCGCGCACGGCATCAGGGCTCGGTGCGCGGCGTCGCGCCGCGCATCACGACCTCGAAGATCGCCTCCGCGAGCTGCTCGGGCTGTGGCAAGAGACCCGCGACCATGGGTAGCTCCGAGGACAAGCGCCGCAGCACCACCTGGGGCATCACCGCGGTCGCAACCAGTGTCGCGATCAGGGCTGGCATCGGGTGGCCGGTATCGAACTCACCCTCGCGGTAGCCGTTCGACATCGCCGCCAGCAGCAGCGGCAGGTGACCGCTCTGGAAGCGCGCGAAGATCTGCTTCAGCCGGGTCGACGAGATCAGCGCCTCGCGCATCACGATTCGGATCACGTCGAACTCGACCGGGGTGATCGCGGCGAGCCGGCGGTAGAGCAGCCGGAAGCGCTCGATGGTCGGCACCTCCTCGCGCAGCGCTGCCTCGAGGTGCTCCAGCACCTTGCCGTAGGCGTCCTCGACCACCGCGAGGAAGAGGTCGTCCTTGGTGGGGAAGTAGTAGTAGATCATCCCGACGTTGGTGCCGGCGTCCTGCGCGATGCTGCGCAACGAGGCCCCGTCGACGCCATCGCTCAGGAAGCGCGCGCGCGCAGCCTCGACGATGCGCGCATCGATGTCGCTCTTGGGTCGCGCCATCAGGTCACCAGCTTCTTCTTGAAGCGTGCCGCGGCGATCGCCACGACCACCACGAGGATCACGCCGAGCCACATCAGCTCCTCGGCGACATCGGGGAAGCCCGCGCCCTGCAGCGTGATGCGCCGGACGATACGCATGAAGTGGGTCAACGGTAGCGCCGACGACAGCCACTGCGCAGGGCGGGGCATGCCCTCGAACGGGAACATGAAGCCCGACAGCAGTATGTTGGGTAGCAGGAAGAAGAAGGACATCTGCATCGCCTGCTGCTGGGTCTTGGCCACGGTCGAGAAGACCAGCCCGACCGCCAGCGAGGCCGCGATGAAGACCATCGAGCACGCATACAGCAGGCCCAGCGAGCCCTGGAGTGGCACGCGGAACACGGCGTTGCCCACCATCAGCACCAGCGTCATCTGCACGTAGCCGATGATGATGTACGGAATGATCTTGCCGACGATGATCTCGATCGGCCGCGCCGGCGAGACGATCAACGCCTCGAGCGTGCCGCGCTCACGCTCGCGGGCGATCGCCATCGCGGTCAGCATCACCATCGTCATCGTGAGGATGACCCCGATCAGGCCCGGTACCACGTGCACGGCGGTGCGTTGCTCGGGGTTGTACCAGACGGTCGCCTCGACCCGCAGGCCGGCGCCCACGCCACCCACGCCGGCCTGACGCATGCGCGTCTGCAGCATCTCGGTCGAGCGCTCGGCGAGGATGCTCGCGGCCGTGGAGGTTGCGCTGCCCACGGTCTGCGGATCGGAGCCGTCGACCACCAGCTGCACGGTCGCACCGCGCCCCAGCGTCGCGCCCGAGCCATAGCCGGGTGGCACCACCAAGGCGACCTTCGCCCGGCCACTGCGCAGCGCACGGGCGATCTCGTCGTAGCCATCGACCTCGGCCACATGCTCGTAGTAGCCGGTCGCGATCATGCGCTGCGCGAGGTCTCGCGACGCCGCGGTGTGGTCTTGATCGAACACCA encodes the following:
- the pgm gene encoding phosphoglucomutase (alpha-D-glucose-1,6-bisphosphate-dependent); translation: MAEEVPGIHPGAGKQAPRSALVDVPRLVSTYYTDVPDLDDAAQRVAFGTSGHRGSSLHQAFNEPHILAIAQAICEWRAQHGIDGPVFVGRDTHGLSEPAHTTVLEVLVANGVAVRVAQDDAPTPTPAVSFAILEYNRGRSGGLADGIVLTPSHNPPEDGGIKYNPPHGGPADGDVTALIERRANELLREGCKGVQRVGKATARASALVTAHDYVGPYVEALAEIVDLSAIAGAGLRIGVDPLGGSGIGFWAPIADRYRLDIEVVNPVVDASFFFMPLDRDGRIRMDCSSPWAMANLIALQDRFDIAFGNDTDYDRHGIVAPSCGLLNPNHYLAVAIDYLFRTREQWPATAAVGKTLVSSSMIDRVAASLGRRLCEVPVGFKWFVDGLRDGSFGFGGEESAGATFLRRDGRVWTTDKDGIILDLLAAEITAKTGRDPGLAYRELVARFGEPVYERIDAPANARRKAVLKQLSPQQITARELAGDAITATLTTAPGNGASIGGLKVVTEQGWFAARPSGTEDVYKIYAESFRGTEHLKRIQGEAQAIVNAAFATAGV
- a CDS encoding OmpA family protein; this encodes MSLRLSSSLVALSLSLPLTASAAPAAEGSASVGTDGVATTSEVAPPDTGKRKPKNKRKDVPWIKRWAPERNMAELGIYGGIFVPSRSLELFQADLDLPNQGFKQFKRIAPDVGARIGYYPIRFFGLELEGGAMPTRTTADQAATLWAVRGHLVAQLGLSSITPFLLIGPTALGVSSARLAVGKEVDAGIHFGGGFKVFLSRHAMIRLDVRDTVTAKRGVKDGVTSNLEVLLGLSLTLGRKDKPKPPPKDTDGDGFYDNVDKCVTEPGVAPDGCPIRDKDGDGFLDNVDKCIDEPGVAPDGCPIRDKDGDGFLDDVDQCIDEPGVAPDGCPIRDTDGDGILDDVDQCKEEPETKNGYEDGDGCPDEVPKEVEKFTGVIEGIFFDVDKDTIRAKSKPKLDEAVGVLKKFESVRVEISGHTDSSGKREHNVDLSQRRAEAVKKYLVDAGIDAGRITTRGAGPDEPRADNKTKAGKAQNRRIEFKLVTQ
- a CDS encoding serine/threonine protein kinase; translated protein: MDDDTVSKQGGGSTDPVARMFADEDLGGASEVRAAARLRQALLGTIDPSSKLARYRLIDVLGRGAMGEVWIAEDPELARRVAIKLVRPGMGGDARYGERLAREARALAALSHPNVVQVFDAGVHDDERTRTRSVFIVMELVDGETLAQWLSRRPEVPDIVAVFVQAAAGLAAAHAVGLVHRDFKPANVFIGRDGRARVGDFGLAREATTRAPEQVDVREALELIATDAAPLTRSGAVVGTPLYMAPEQHRGDATDARSDQYAFCVALYEALFRVRPFAGNLVDVVAAKTAQQLVDNPRAAVSDALTAVVMRGLSPDPGARWPTMDQLAHALVRALRPRWRRPVLVGGVVLGLAAAYAGASATGESCPGLQRAAVSWSPAVRSELERVLVETDGIVRHDLLLHAIDVQAERLHRAQGQLCQLATPDPGVVACVAGAQAEFEALLEVFSHGTPSLMVRATLQVSELPDPLDCATAAEPGRVQPEQAAALTDAREALARARVRMGAGLDAEAAMLATDAIARAEAVGIGYDSTLGELRLLAAMAQDELGMGALVAATLERAYFDAVAADDTSVALRAAARITINAAEANDVVGAQRWLRHTEAEHAKAGATAYDEGTYWQSLGVVRGYAGDLAAASDAFRRTAAVCDDGACPSLHAAAVDNLAESALALGDADAAVALREKVVAEVAERNGDDAVLTSFARLSLAEALWLAGRSDEARAAIDRARAVIERYEGPNHPSLANAALVTAGIAIDAGDYAVAVVAARDAVARIEAITSPDSPRRAAYHGTLASALEGAGDHAEALRIYDGAMVGADQASVIERGPLLVGRARARLSAGDPTGAIADARSLRALELGTPYEVADQVVATFVTEARARLQQDGKAAALELIDEGLAWADGGAHDEAAATLRSLRAELVGEPRPDGDPR
- a CDS encoding TetR/AcrR family transcriptional regulator, with the protein product MARPKSDIDARIVEAARARFLSDGVDGASLRSIAQDAGTNVGMIYYYFPTKDDLFLAVVEDAYGKVLEHLEAALREEVPTIERFRLLYRRLAAITPVEFDVIRIVMREALISSTRLKQIFARFQSGHLPLLLAAMSNGYREGEFDTGHPMPALIATLVATAVMPQVVLRRLSSELPMVAGLLPQPEQLAEAIFEVVMRGATPRTEP
- a CDS encoding ABC transporter permease; translation: MNRLLAIGRKELLQLKRDRMTLAMMVMLPLVQMLLFGYAINNDVRHIPTVVFDQDHTAASRDLAQRMIATGYYEHVAEVDGYDEIARALRSGRAKVALVVPPGYGSGATLGRGATVQLVVDGSDPQTVGSATSTAASILAERSTEMLQTRMRQAGVGGVGAGLRVEATVWYNPEQRTAVHVVPGLIGVILTMTMVMLTAMAIARERERGTLEALIVSPARPIEIIVGKIIPYIIIGYVQMTLVLMVGNAVFRVPLQGSLGLLYACSMVFIAASLAVGLVFSTVAKTQQQAMQMSFFFLLPNILLSGFMFPFEGMPRPAQWLSSALPLTHFMRIVRRITLQGAGFPDVAEELMWLGVILVVVVAIAAARFKKKLVT